One Solanum pennellii chromosome 9, SPENNV200 DNA segment encodes these proteins:
- the LOC107029603 gene encoding cytochrome P450 82C4-like, which translates to MALKFHYNINMYFLSHLLALSIAWFLALFIARKYKSRNITSAAPKAPGAWPFIGHLHLLSGHLPVCRTLGLMADKYGPIFQLQLGDHPAIVVSNWEMVKDCFTANNDKIFASRPNMAISKYLGYNGAVFALAPYGPYWRNIRKMVTLELLTNSRLEKLKHVRTSEVNSCIKKLYSNNCPGQVNLSSWFENITCNIIIRVLAGKRFTGCAEEMNFKESIKKALYLGGAFVFSDSIPWFEWMDIGGHIKAMKDTYKEVDSVFDSWLKQHINSIGDGEQSDFIDIMLSTLPEETNMESGYNRDAIIKATTLILIMTASESTAETLIWALSLLLNNTHSLKLAQDELDEHIGRNKWVEESDIKNLPYLQAIVKETLRLYPPGPLAGPREALEDCYVDKYHIKKGTRLIVNLWKLQRDSRIWKDPNEFKPERWFLKELTNINFRGQNFEYIPFSSGRRMCPGLTFGSQVVHLMLAKLLHGFNVSMPKEEPVDLSEGLGIALPKVKPLQPLLSPRLAVELYQSL; encoded by the exons ATGGCTCTAAAATTTCACTACAATATAAACATGTATTTTCTTTCTCATCTCTTAGCCCTATCAATTGCTTGGTTCTTAGCCCTTTTTATTGCTCGCAAATACAAAAGTAGAAACATAACAAGTGCAGCACCTAAAGCTCCAGGTGCGTGGCCTTTTATAGGTCACCTTCATCTTCTTAGCGGCCACCTTCCTGTTTGTCGAACCCTAGGACTCATGGCTGATAAATATGGACCTATTTTTCAATTGCAACTTGGTGATCATCCAGCTATTGTTGTCAGTAATTGGGAAATGGTTAAAGATTGCTTCACAGCTAACAATGACAAAATATTTGCTAGTAGACCAAATATGGCAATAAGCAAGTATTTAGGCTATAATGGAGCCGTTTTCGCTTTAGCCCCTTACGGACCATACTGGCGTAATATACGTAAAATGGTAACTCTTGAACTCTTAACCAACAGTCGCCTTGAGAAGCTAAAACATGTCCGTACATCAGAAGTGAATAGTTGTATTAAAAAATTGTACTCAAATAACTGTCCAGGACAAGTGAATTTAAGTAGTTGGTTTGAGAACATAACATGTAACATAATCATTAGAGTGCTTGCTGGGAAGCGATTTACTGGATGCGCGGAGGAGATGAATTTCAAAGAATCTATAAAGAAAGCGTTGTACCTAGGTGGAGCTTTCGTTTTTTCTGATTCAATTCCATGGTTTGAATGGATGGATATTGGTGGACATATTAAGGCAATGAAAGATACTTATAAAGAAGTTGACAGTGTTTTTGATAGCTGGTTAAAACAACATATCAATTCAATTGGAGATGGAGAGCAGTCTGATTTTATTGATATCATGCTTTCCACTCTTCCAGAGGAAACCAATATGGAGTCTGGATACAATCGTGATGCCATTATCAAGGCAACAACTTTG ATACTTATCATGACAGCATCAGAGAGCACTGCAGAGACATTAATATGGGCATTATCTTTGCTACTAAATAACACCCACTCATTGAAATTAGCACAGGATGAACTAGATGAGCATATAGGAAGAAATAAATGGGTTGAAGAGTCTGACATCAAAAACCTTCCCTATTTGCAAGCTATAGTAAAAGAAACCTTACGTCTCTACCCACCTGGTCCTTTGGCAGGGCCTCGTGAGGCTCTCGAAGACTGTTATGTcgataaatatcatattaaaaaagGCACTCGATTGATTGTTAATCTATGGAAGCTTCAGAGAGACTCGAGAATCTGGAAAGATCCGAATGAGTTTAAACCAGAGAGGTGGTTTTTAAAAGAACttacaaatattaattttagagGACAAAATTTTGAGTATATTCCGTTTAGCTCTGGAAGAAGAATGTGTCCTGGATTAACGTTTGGATCCCAAGTAGTGCATCTGATGCTAGCAAAATTACTTCATGGATTCAACGTTTCAATGCCAAAGGAGGAACCAGTAGATTTAAGTGAGGGCTTAGGTATTGCTTTACCTAAAGTCAAGCCTCTTCAACCACTTCTTTCTCCTAGATTGGCTGTCGAACTCTACCAAAGTctttaa